The following are from one region of the Paenibacillus sp. KS-LC4 genome:
- a CDS encoding glycoside hydrolase family 27 protein has translation MNHKHIAPTPPLGWNSWDCYGAAVTEDEIRGNAQYMAEHLKAFGWSYITVDIQWYEPLANSSQYRPFVPLVMDEHSRLMPAENRFPSAAGGQGFKPLADYVHSLGLKFGIHIMRGIPRQAAHSATPILGTAATARDIAHTNSICPWNTDMYGVDATKEGAQAYYDSLFQLYAEWGVDLIKVDDIAASRLYDTHQPEIALISKAIERCGRPMVLSLSPGPAPVEYAEFFTEHANMWRVTDDFWDLWPLLLDMFDRCRKWQGVPEAGTWPDCDMLPLGHIGIRSVDGGGADRWTRFTRDEQLTMMSLWSIFRSPLIFGGELRDNDDWTLSLLTNREVLRMHRESFNAKEALCEGELIVWTAEHTDGGRYAAVFNVGDNPLPVNLAIEQIGLSSTAEGTELWSGEPAELQAGSLQVNIPPHGVRLYRFT, from the coding sequence ATGAATCACAAACATATAGCACCAACTCCGCCGCTTGGGTGGAACAGCTGGGATTGCTACGGCGCAGCCGTGACAGAGGACGAAATTCGCGGCAATGCGCAGTATATGGCAGAGCATCTGAAGGCATTCGGCTGGAGCTACATTACCGTCGATATACAATGGTACGAGCCGCTAGCGAATTCCTCGCAATACCGTCCCTTCGTTCCGCTGGTCATGGATGAGCATTCCCGGCTGATGCCTGCCGAGAACCGCTTTCCTTCCGCAGCGGGCGGTCAAGGCTTCAAGCCACTAGCCGATTATGTTCATAGCCTTGGACTGAAGTTCGGCATTCATATTATGCGCGGCATTCCGCGGCAGGCTGCTCACTCGGCTACCCCTATCTTAGGCACAGCTGCGACGGCACGCGATATTGCGCATACGAACTCCATCTGTCCATGGAATACGGATATGTACGGCGTAGATGCGACGAAGGAAGGCGCTCAGGCCTACTACGATTCGCTGTTTCAATTGTATGCAGAGTGGGGCGTCGATCTCATAAAGGTGGACGACATCGCGGCATCGCGGCTGTACGACACTCATCAGCCGGAAATTGCTCTCATCTCTAAGGCGATTGAGCGCTGCGGTCGCCCTATGGTGCTAAGTCTGTCTCCTGGTCCTGCTCCGGTGGAATACGCCGAGTTTTTCACCGAGCATGCCAACATGTGGCGGGTTACGGACGACTTCTGGGATTTGTGGCCGCTGCTGCTGGATATGTTCGACCGCTGCCGAAAGTGGCAAGGCGTTCCCGAAGCGGGCACTTGGCCGGACTGCGATATGCTGCCGCTCGGACATATTGGCATCCGCTCGGTAGACGGCGGCGGGGCAGACCGCTGGACGAGGTTCACGCGCGATGAGCAGCTGACGATGATGTCGCTCTGGAGTATTTTCCGCTCGCCGCTGATTTTTGGCGGCGAGCTGCGCGATAACGATGACTGGACGCTTTCACTGCTGACCAATCGTGAGGTTCTGCGCATGCACCGCGAGAGCTTTAATGCCAAGGAAGCGCTCTGCGAGGGTGAGCTCATCGTCTGGACAGCCGAACATACAGACGGCGGCCGCTATGCAGCTGTATTCAACGTTGGCGATAATCCGCTGCCTGTTAATCTGGCGATTGAGCAAATCGGCCTAAGCAGCACAGCCGAAGGTACAGAGCTGTGGAGCGGAGAGCCAGCCGAGCTGCAAGCAGGCTCTCTGCAAGTCAATATCCCGCCGCATGGCGTGCGCCTCTATCGCTTCACCTAA
- a CDS encoding metallophosphoesterase, translated as MRKFFITDIHGDYRGFKMLIEHAEVDFEKDQLVVGGDMISRGKDSGKVMKLIKLLCEQYSNNVQAVIGNHEEMMGWYFQRGNRLWLSHGGHDAVADFKKTFPNEEQRQAHIYWATSLPMYFEDDEFVYTHAGLNPHEPLDAQSRDILWMSEGEFYSLPKESLLTSTVGKPIIHGHTPVERIYFDGVRMNCDMGSNTYYVEEERGLGLINLSEMVYFVYKQTQKKIEKRKILYY; from the coding sequence ATGAGGAAGTTTTTTATTACTGACATACATGGCGACTATCGAGGGTTCAAGATGTTGATAGAGCATGCAGAGGTAGATTTTGAAAAGGATCAGCTCGTAGTTGGCGGCGACATGATTAGTCGCGGCAAGGATAGCGGCAAAGTGATGAAGTTAATCAAGTTGCTTTGTGAACAGTATTCGAACAACGTTCAAGCCGTCATTGGCAATCACGAGGAGATGATGGGCTGGTATTTTCAGCGAGGGAACAGATTATGGCTCAGTCACGGGGGGCATGATGCGGTTGCGGACTTCAAAAAGACATTTCCCAACGAAGAGCAGCGACAAGCCCACATCTACTGGGCAACCTCATTACCTATGTACTTTGAGGATGATGAGTTTGTTTATACGCATGCTGGCTTGAACCCGCATGAGCCGCTGGACGCTCAGAGTCGGGACATACTTTGGATGTCCGAAGGTGAGTTCTACTCGCTTCCAAAAGAATCGCTTTTAACTTCTACCGTCGGAAAACCTATTATCCATGGTCATACTCCTGTCGAAAGAATTTATTTTGACGGTGTAAGAATGAACTGCGATATGGGATCAAACACCTACTATGTAGAGGAAGAACGGGGATTAGGACTTATAAATCTATCGGAGATGGTTTACTTCGTCTATAAACAAACACAGAAGAAGATAGAAAAACGAAAGATACTTTATTATTAA
- the metE gene encoding 5-methyltetrahydropteroyltriglutamate--homocysteine S-methyltransferase → MKTSIIGYPRVGALRELKFVSEKYFKGILPVEELQQTAAQLRSANWKLQQENGVDFIPSNDFSFYDGLLDTACSLGIIPQRYQQLGLSPLETYFAMARGYQGDKGDVKALAMKKWFNTNYHYMVPEIDDTTSIHLAGSKLFDEFTEASQLGIATKPVLVGAFTLLKLARFTGSKKAKDFVPAIVEAYTAVLNQLNTLGAAWLQLDEPALVSDLTAEDIALFTELYNGILSAKGSVKVIAQTYFGDVRDCYQVLQALPFDGIGLDFVEGKQSLELVRQYGFASDKVLFAGVINGKNIWKNQYKKTLALVQEIGKHASQVVLGTSCSLLHVPYTIKHETKLTAKNKQYFAFAEEKLRELAELKSILEQASQEASAFYTENEKLFSASRLTNDNSVQKRVAELTDSDFTRLPAFAERETIQKTKFNLPPLPTTTIGSFPQTADVRSNRAAFKKGNITEQQYKQFNFDRIAECIAQQEEIGIDVIVHGEYERNDMVEYFGECLDGFIFTENAWVQSYGTRCVKPPIVWGDISRSKPITVEYSAFAKSLTNKPVKGMLTGPVTILNWSFPREDISLKESAQQIGLAIRDEVLDLEANGIEIIQIDEAALREKLPLRHSDWQSEYLSWAIPAFRLVHSGVKAETQIHTHMCYSQFNDIIRDIDAMDADVITFEASRSDLAIIDAINECGFRTEVGPGVYDIHSPRIPSVEELKQGLDRMLGKIEVSKLWVNPDCGLKTRGVTETWASLKNLVQATKEVRATLS, encoded by the coding sequence TTGAAAACATCCATTATCGGTTATCCACGAGTCGGCGCGCTCAGAGAACTTAAATTCGTATCCGAAAAATATTTCAAAGGCATACTTCCCGTTGAAGAACTGCAGCAAACGGCGGCTCAGCTTAGATCGGCAAACTGGAAGCTGCAGCAGGAGAATGGCGTCGATTTCATTCCGTCCAACGATTTTTCCTTCTACGATGGACTGCTCGACACGGCTTGCTCGCTTGGGATCATCCCGCAAAGATACCAACAGCTCGGCCTAAGCCCGCTGGAGACGTATTTCGCAATGGCGAGAGGCTATCAAGGAGACAAAGGCGACGTTAAAGCGCTGGCGATGAAAAAATGGTTCAACACGAACTATCACTATATGGTGCCCGAGATCGACGATACGACAAGCATCCATTTGGCTGGATCAAAGCTATTCGACGAATTTACGGAAGCTAGTCAGCTTGGCATTGCAACCAAGCCTGTGCTGGTCGGAGCGTTCACCCTGCTCAAGCTCGCGAGATTCACCGGCTCGAAGAAAGCAAAGGATTTCGTGCCTGCAATTGTCGAAGCATATACGGCTGTTCTTAACCAATTAAACACGCTTGGCGCAGCATGGCTTCAACTCGATGAGCCTGCACTGGTATCGGATTTAACTGCGGAAGATATCGCGCTGTTCACAGAGCTTTACAACGGCATCCTGTCTGCCAAAGGCAGCGTAAAGGTGATCGCGCAAACTTATTTTGGAGACGTTCGCGACTGCTATCAGGTGCTTCAAGCGCTGCCGTTCGACGGAATCGGCCTCGACTTCGTCGAGGGCAAGCAGTCTTTGGAGCTCGTGCGCCAGTATGGCTTCGCAAGCGACAAAGTGCTGTTTGCTGGCGTAATCAACGGCAAGAACATCTGGAAAAACCAATATAAAAAGACGCTCGCTCTCGTTCAAGAGATCGGCAAGCATGCAAGCCAAGTTGTGCTCGGCACTTCATGCTCGCTGCTTCACGTCCCATACACGATTAAGCACGAGACGAAGCTGACGGCGAAGAATAAGCAGTATTTCGCATTTGCGGAAGAAAAGCTGCGCGAGCTTGCAGAGCTCAAGTCGATTCTGGAGCAGGCAAGTCAGGAGGCATCCGCTTTTTATACGGAGAATGAGAAGCTGTTCAGCGCATCGCGCCTCACGAACGACAACTCGGTTCAGAAGAGAGTGGCTGAGCTGACGGACAGCGACTTCACTAGACTTCCTGCATTCGCTGAGCGGGAAACGATTCAGAAAACGAAATTCAATCTGCCGCCGTTACCTACAACGACGATTGGTTCATTCCCTCAGACAGCTGACGTCCGCTCGAATCGCGCTGCCTTCAAGAAAGGCAATATCACCGAGCAGCAGTATAAGCAATTCAACTTTGACCGTATCGCGGAATGTATCGCGCAGCAGGAGGAAATCGGAATTGACGTCATCGTTCATGGTGAATACGAGCGCAACGACATGGTCGAATACTTTGGTGAATGCTTGGATGGCTTTATTTTCACTGAGAACGCTTGGGTGCAGTCTTACGGCACACGCTGCGTAAAACCACCGATCGTATGGGGCGATATTAGCCGCAGCAAGCCGATTACTGTAGAATATTCGGCATTCGCTAAGAGTCTTACCAACAAACCGGTTAAAGGCATGCTGACGGGCCCGGTAACGATTCTGAACTGGTCGTTCCCACGCGAAGATATTAGCCTGAAGGAAAGTGCGCAACAGATCGGTCTTGCCATTCGTGACGAAGTACTCGATCTCGAGGCTAACGGCATTGAGATTATCCAGATCGACGAGGCTGCATTAAGAGAGAAGCTTCCGCTCCGTCATTCCGACTGGCAGAGCGAGTACTTGAGCTGGGCGATTCCTGCCTTCAGACTTGTGCATAGCGGCGTCAAAGCAGAAACGCAAATTCATACTCATATGTGCTACAGCCAGTTCAACGATATCATTCGTGATATTGATGCGATGGACGCAGATGTCATTACGTTCGAAGCGTCGCGCTCAGACTTAGCCATCATCGACGCAATCAATGAGTGCGGCTTCCGTACAGAAGTCGGTCCAGGCGTATACGACATCCATTCACCTCGGATTCCAAGCGTCGAGGAGCTTAAACAAGGACTCGACCGCATGCTAGGCAAGATAGAGGTGTCCAAGCTATGGGTTAATCCCGACTGCGGACTTAAAACTCGCGGTGTCACTGAAACGTGGGCCAGCTTGAAAAACCTTGTCCAAGCAACTAAAGAAGTAAGAGCAACCTTATCATAA
- the gnpA gene encoding 1,3-beta-galactosyl-N-acetylhexosamine phosphorylase, with the protein MSKKTTGAFTLPGESGYEALTLELAERWGADVIRDSDGTKLSDEIIHAGYGIYSTICIVRDHNEWASQNLDKLQQCFLITHPKVAVQDYLTIYVMEDFFAEQFKVNDSKEAFKYWQVVDRTTGEEVPRDQWNYDRETGNVVLTGIMPWHKYTVSFMAYRIWEEISMYNHTTNNWTKEHLMQIDPMYADTQAYMLNWMENWCAQHKETTVVRFTSLFYNFAWIWGSSERNRHLFSDWGSYDFTVSAKALDLFAKQYGYSLTAEDFVNGGKYRVSHMPAEQRKLDWMAFINDFVIGFSKRLIDIVHQHGKLAYVFYDDSWVGMEPYNDRFQEFGFDGMIKCVFSGYEARMCSGIKVDTHEIRLHPYLFPVGLGGLPTFMEGGDPTLDAKKYWINIRRALLREPIDRIGLGGYLHLVEPYPDFCDYIEKIANEFREIKELHQQGKPYQIKTKVAVLHSWGKLRSWTLSGHFHETYMHDLIHINEALSGLPVEVGFIDFEDIRQGRLKDYDVVINAGSAGSAWSGGYHWNDSKCVDILTKWVYEGGTFIGVNQPSAVEGYDSFFRMAHILGVDEDTGARVVHGRWTYEASDEHGLIPVGASIKAKKGIYLTDGSVTVAQESDGKITLSIHAFGKGKGIYLPSFELSLENTRLLLNLLRYAGNEQHETKYLTDNLYTECAYYPESKMLVAINNSDQPQSTTIDTEYGQQTFELAPYDTMIRTIGGS; encoded by the coding sequence TTGTCGAAAAAAACGACGGGGGCCTTTACCCTTCCGGGTGAATCCGGCTATGAGGCACTGACCTTGGAATTAGCCGAGCGCTGGGGCGCTGACGTCATTCGTGACAGCGATGGTACGAAGCTGTCCGATGAAATCATCCATGCAGGGTATGGGATCTATTCTACAATCTGTATCGTTAGAGACCATAATGAATGGGCATCGCAAAATTTGGATAAGCTCCAGCAGTGTTTTTTAATTACGCATCCGAAGGTAGCCGTGCAGGATTACTTAACCATCTATGTGATGGAGGATTTCTTCGCTGAGCAGTTCAAAGTAAATGACTCCAAGGAAGCGTTTAAATATTGGCAAGTGGTTGACCGAACGACTGGGGAGGAGGTTCCGCGAGACCAGTGGAACTATGATCGCGAAACGGGAAATGTCGTCCTTACCGGAATTATGCCTTGGCATAAATATACGGTGAGCTTCATGGCTTACCGGATCTGGGAAGAAATCTCCATGTATAATCACACCACGAATAACTGGACTAAAGAGCATCTCATGCAGATTGATCCGATGTACGCAGATACGCAGGCGTATATGCTGAACTGGATGGAAAACTGGTGCGCTCAGCATAAGGAAACGACGGTCGTTCGGTTCACCTCCTTATTTTATAATTTTGCCTGGATTTGGGGCAGCAGCGAGCGCAATCGCCATTTGTTCTCGGATTGGGGCTCCTATGATTTTACGGTGAGCGCCAAGGCGCTTGACCTGTTCGCCAAGCAGTACGGCTATTCGCTGACGGCCGAGGACTTTGTAAATGGCGGCAAATATCGCGTCAGTCATATGCCCGCGGAGCAGCGCAAGCTCGACTGGATGGCTTTTATTAATGATTTTGTCATCGGCTTCAGCAAGCGGTTGATTGACATTGTCCATCAGCACGGCAAGCTGGCCTACGTTTTCTACGATGACAGCTGGGTCGGCATGGAGCCTTATAATGACCGCTTTCAGGAGTTTGGCTTCGACGGGATGATCAAATGCGTATTCTCGGGTTACGAAGCAAGGATGTGCTCAGGGATCAAGGTGGACACGCATGAAATCCGGCTGCATCCTTATTTGTTCCCGGTCGGCTTAGGCGGGCTGCCTACCTTCATGGAGGGCGGCGATCCGACACTGGATGCCAAAAAATACTGGATTAATATTCGCAGGGCTTTGCTAAGAGAGCCGATTGATCGAATTGGCTTGGGCGGCTACCTGCATCTCGTAGAGCCGTACCCGGATTTCTGCGATTATATCGAGAAGATTGCCAATGAGTTTAGGGAAATCAAGGAGCTGCATCAGCAAGGAAAGCCTTATCAGATCAAGACGAAGGTTGCTGTTCTGCACAGCTGGGGCAAGCTGAGATCATGGACGCTGTCGGGCCATTTTCATGAGACCTATATGCATGATCTGATTCATATTAATGAGGCGCTATCTGGCTTGCCGGTCGAGGTGGGCTTCATTGATTTTGAGGATATTCGCCAAGGAAGGCTGAAAGATTATGATGTGGTGATCAATGCAGGCTCGGCCGGCTCAGCCTGGAGCGGCGGATATCACTGGAACGACAGCAAATGCGTGGACATCCTGACCAAATGGGTGTATGAGGGTGGTACGTTTATTGGGGTTAACCAGCCTTCGGCGGTTGAAGGGTATGACAGCTTTTTCAGAATGGCCCATATTCTCGGTGTGGATGAGGATACCGGTGCCAGAGTCGTTCATGGCAGGTGGACTTATGAGGCCAGCGATGAGCATGGTCTGATCCCTGTCGGGGCAAGCATTAAAGCGAAGAAGGGGATTTACCTTACTGATGGATCAGTTACTGTGGCACAGGAGTCGGACGGAAAAATCACGCTGTCCATACATGCTTTCGGCAAAGGTAAGGGAATCTATCTTCCTTCATTCGAATTAAGCTTGGAAAATACTCGCCTGCTGCTGAACCTGCTCCGCTATGCTGGCAACGAGCAGCATGAAACAAAATACCTGACCGACAACCTATATACAGAGTGCGCGTATTACCCGGAAAGTAAAATGCTCGTTGCAATTAACAACAGCGACCAGCCGCAAAGCACGACCATTGATACGGAATATGGACAGCAGACGTTTGAGCTAGCTCCGTATGATACGATGATCAGGACGATTGGCGGTTCATAA
- a CDS encoding LysR family transcriptional regulator, with product MTLQQLKYILTIVRSGSISEAAKRLFISQPSLSNAVKEIEMEAGIEIFLRSSKGIVLSSDGAEFLSYARQVVEQAELLEQRYMNRKPSKKLFSISTQHYAFSVQAFVGLLKELNVDEYECTLRETRTHEIIEDVRNMKSELGIIYMSEFNRKVIQKILKDNELRFQPLFQAEAHVFISQEHPLASKELLDIEDLDEYPCLAFEQGEYNSFYFAEEILSTRTYKKKILVSDRATLFNLLIGLNGYTISSGVLNKDLNGELIKSVRLRTDESIQVGYIVNQKASLSQLAAAYVRKLKTVITDFGYPIINQEDELA from the coding sequence ATGACCTTGCAGCAATTAAAATATATTTTGACCATCGTTAGAAGCGGCTCCATAAGCGAAGCGGCAAAAAGGCTGTTTATTTCGCAGCCGAGCTTGTCCAACGCGGTGAAAGAAATCGAGATGGAAGCTGGAATTGAGATTTTCCTTCGATCGTCCAAGGGAATTGTGCTTTCAAGCGACGGAGCGGAGTTTTTATCCTACGCTAGGCAAGTCGTAGAGCAAGCCGAGCTTCTTGAGCAGCGTTACATGAATCGCAAGCCTTCAAAGAAGCTGTTCTCCATCTCAACTCAGCATTACGCCTTCTCTGTACAGGCTTTCGTCGGGCTGCTGAAGGAGCTTAACGTGGACGAGTACGAGTGCACGCTGCGCGAAACACGCACCCACGAGATTATCGAAGACGTACGGAATATGAAAAGTGAGCTCGGAATCATCTATATGAGTGAATTCAACCGAAAGGTGATACAGAAAATTTTAAAGGACAACGAGCTGCGCTTCCAACCATTGTTCCAAGCGGAAGCGCATGTATTCATCAGTCAAGAGCATCCCCTTGCCTCAAAGGAGCTGCTGGACATCGAGGATTTGGACGAGTACCCGTGCTTGGCCTTTGAGCAAGGCGAATATAATTCCTTTTACTTCGCAGAGGAAATACTTAGCACACGAACGTACAAGAAAAAAATATTGGTCAGTGACCGCGCGACGCTATTCAACCTGCTCATCGGACTTAATGGGTATACCATAAGCTCGGGCGTACTCAATAAGGATCTTAACGGGGAGCTAATCAAATCCGTAAGACTTCGTACGGATGAGAGCATACAGGTAGGTTATATCGTGAATCAGAAGGCGAGCTTGAGCCAATTGGCCGCCGCCTATGTTCGGAAGCTTAAAACGGTCATTACAGACTTTGGATATCCGATCATAAACCAAGAGGATGAGCTCGCTTGA
- a CDS encoding glycoside hydrolase family 88 protein, whose translation MLQINYDREEILSVIDQVAKKTLAMDLTWDWPCGVAYYGVSRAYQTTGNKEYLDKLISWADEYMELGLPDWTVNTCAMGHVLITLYEETGNQKYWDIVMSKVDYLQNSALRFGDHVLQHTVSISNDFPEQAWADTLFMAAFFLLRVGSKLQDQAMIEDALNQYYWHIKYLQNPSTGLWYHGYNNVKQDHMSGFYWARANAWGAYTMSQVKPLLKEWYLYPQCMDVECSVRDQLAALKLVQTENGLWRTLLDDEESYEEVSASCGIAAAMINNGNPLHTKYVQKALKGILENISADGRVLGVSGGTAVMKDREGYRNIPKDWIQGWGQGLALAFLSDMVK comes from the coding sequence ATGCTGCAAATTAACTATGACAGAGAAGAAATATTGAGTGTGATTGATCAGGTTGCCAAAAAAACGTTGGCTATGGATTTAACATGGGACTGGCCCTGTGGAGTCGCTTATTACGGCGTATCCAGAGCTTACCAGACAACTGGAAATAAAGAGTATTTGGACAAGCTTATCAGTTGGGCGGATGAATATATGGAGCTGGGCTTGCCGGACTGGACGGTCAACACCTGTGCGATGGGCCATGTGCTGATTACCTTATATGAAGAGACGGGCAACCAGAAATATTGGGACATTGTCATGAGCAAGGTTGATTATCTGCAAAATAGCGCGCTGAGATTCGGGGACCATGTGCTGCAGCATACCGTATCCATTTCTAACGATTTTCCCGAGCAGGCGTGGGCGGACACGCTGTTTATGGCGGCATTTTTCCTGCTGCGGGTAGGCAGCAAGCTTCAGGATCAGGCGATGATTGAGGATGCTCTGAATCAATATTACTGGCATATTAAATATTTGCAAAACCCTAGCACCGGGCTCTGGTACCACGGCTACAATAATGTGAAGCAGGATCATATGTCCGGGTTTTACTGGGCGAGAGCGAATGCTTGGGGCGCCTATACGATGTCGCAGGTTAAGCCGCTTTTGAAGGAATGGTATTTGTACCCGCAATGCATGGACGTAGAGTGCTCGGTTCGGGACCAACTGGCCGCACTGAAGCTTGTGCAGACGGAGAATGGCTTGTGGCGAACCTTGCTTGATGACGAGGAATCCTATGAGGAGGTATCTGCATCCTGCGGCATTGCGGCGGCTATGATCAATAATGGCAATCCGCTGCATACGAAATATGTGCAGAAGGCGCTCAAGGGCATTTTGGAAAATATAAGCGCAGATGGACGAGTGCTTGGTGTTTCTGGCGGTACGGCCGTCATGAAGGACCGTGAAGGGTATCGCAACATTCCAAAAGATTGGATTCAAGGCTGGGGGCAAGGCTTAGCACTCGCTTTTCTATCCGATATGGTGAAATAG
- a CDS encoding AraC family transcriptional regulator translates to MDIPKGTYGFRFAEDKELQLCVLYAAGYDAITDSAYCWDGLERNDGPLLLFQYTLSGEGVFESDNRIHRVTAGQAFLAEIPGPHRYYYHPNSKEPWQFLFLLLRPNLILPHWRKFLQAAGEVPPLPIDCAPVRLSRMIVADAGAGRITDPLIASSYVYQFVTELARMQVTTLRDRENWSLSIRLAAEFIEHHYAQMISMDQLSEHVSLSKYHLIRRFSASTGLTPGAYLTRVRIEKAMELLRGTSLSMEAIAERIGYSSGSYFIKAFRSLTGLTPGEFRSGSESLSYRRLFFD, encoded by the coding sequence ATGGACATTCCCAAAGGCACCTACGGCTTTCGGTTTGCCGAGGATAAGGAGCTGCAGCTGTGCGTATTGTATGCGGCTGGATATGACGCGATTACCGATTCTGCTTACTGCTGGGATGGCCTGGAGCGGAATGATGGGCCTCTTCTATTGTTCCAATACACCCTATCAGGTGAGGGTGTGTTTGAATCGGACAATCGGATTCATCGGGTTACTGCCGGGCAGGCTTTTCTCGCTGAAATTCCCGGTCCCCACCGCTATTACTACCATCCGAACTCGAAAGAGCCTTGGCAGTTCCTGTTCCTGCTGCTGCGGCCCAACCTAATTTTGCCCCATTGGCGCAAATTTTTGCAGGCTGCGGGTGAAGTGCCCCCTTTGCCCATAGACTGTGCGCCCGTCCGGCTGTCGCGGATGATTGTGGCGGATGCAGGGGCAGGAAGAATAACTGATCCCCTCATTGCCTCCTCCTACGTCTATCAATTCGTAACCGAGCTCGCCAGAATGCAGGTAACGACGCTGCGGGACAGGGAGAACTGGTCATTGAGCATCAGGCTCGCCGCCGAATTTATAGAGCACCACTATGCCCAGATGATCAGTATGGATCAGCTCTCCGAGCATGTTTCCCTGTCCAAATACCATCTGATCCGCCGCTTCTCGGCTAGCACAGGTCTAACGCCCGGCGCTTATTTGACTCGCGTGCGGATAGAGAAGGCTATGGAGCTGCTGCGGGGAACGAGCCTGAGCATGGAAGCGATAGCCGAGCGAATTGGCTACTCCAGCGGGAGCTACTTCATTAAGGCGTTCCGCAGCCTGACCGGGCTTACACCAGGTGAATTTCGGAGCGGAAGCGAAAGCCTTAGCTACAGAAGGTTATTTTTCGATTAA
- a CDS encoding AraC family transcriptional regulator: protein MPRKKKPVIEYRHYSLPISFPVLLLSGERWRISDIKSEHLHFHNHLEIGICYSDSGSMEIKGETVPFKAGDVTFLPRYLPHTTYSAPRTASLWSYLFFSPEELFHSSFKSAYSSFEPNLLRMQGKNYILNKEQYPKVYTLATSIVEELQQQKPYYQESAYGLLLSLYIELIRIHSATEIGAEQEAEHSMKNDFVISPALEYMMTNYMTSITIDFLAELCHLSTTHFRRKFHEIMGSAPLDFLNSTRIEEACKLLKSSDASILSISEQVGFHSISSFNRSFSRLMEATPKEWRKGAKSEAQSAKASILAFKGWV, encoded by the coding sequence ATGCCCAGAAAAAAGAAGCCTGTCATTGAATACCGCCACTACAGCCTGCCCATCAGCTTCCCTGTCCTGCTGTTAAGCGGAGAACGCTGGCGGATTTCAGATATTAAAAGCGAGCATCTTCATTTCCACAATCATTTGGAAATTGGCATCTGCTATTCGGATAGCGGCAGCATGGAGATTAAAGGAGAAACCGTCCCTTTTAAAGCGGGAGACGTGACCTTTCTTCCCAGATATCTCCCGCACACGACATATAGCGCGCCTCGCACAGCCAGCCTGTGGTCCTATCTCTTTTTTTCACCGGAGGAGCTGTTTCACTCTTCCTTTAAAAGCGCTTACAGTAGCTTCGAGCCGAATTTGTTAAGAATGCAGGGAAAAAACTACATTTTAAATAAGGAGCAGTACCCTAAGGTATATACTCTTGCGACGTCGATTGTAGAGGAATTGCAGCAGCAAAAGCCGTATTATCAGGAAAGCGCCTACGGCTTGCTGCTATCCCTCTATATCGAGCTCATTCGAATTCATTCCGCGACTGAAATAGGGGCTGAACAAGAGGCGGAGCATAGTATGAAAAATGACTTTGTCATCTCTCCCGCGCTAGAATATATGATGACAAACTATATGACCTCTATTACCATTGATTTTCTGGCTGAGCTATGCCACTTAAGCACGACTCATTTCCGCAGAAAATTTCATGAAATAATGGGCAGCGCCCCTCTGGATTTTCTGAACAGCACCCGAATCGAGGAAGCCTGCAAGCTGCTCAAAAGCTCTGACGCCTCCATTCTCTCGATTTCCGAGCAGGTCGGCTTTCATTCCATTTCCAGCTTTAATCGCAGCTTTTCTAGGCTTATGGAAGCAACGCCGAAAGAATGGCGCAAAGGGGCTAAATCGGAGGCGCAATCAGCGAAGGCATCCATATTGGCATTTAAGGGCTGGGTTTGA